The Sphingobacterium bambusae genome includes a window with the following:
- a CDS encoding SIR2 family protein, which yields MSYLLNEKIDELQNLARQPYGIAVFIGAGCSSALKIPLWKDLLIGLNREFKYYYDDNAVKNAIDTDGYPKVASNIKSKADVMKYRELVKKYTKPVACHFTSLHIELVRLSKTIITTNYDDSFEETLSALERFNPDSDCKHQTFSTGDLDIRGIGHDRKIYHIHGTSSSGEVILTEESYLQQYEQPLSGVQTFVSSVFTNYSTVFVGFSFSDKTFVNFLEKAMESIRAEKRNYNREQQKHFCIFSDNLIKESYADHELKGSCSDIALWKSKGILVDYKNKVTGAIEYQFQDDAIDRILDAGLPLASEKHLTKLAQRYKENQEKIKLLNKLNIELIHFEGDQYLQIELILRKLNEPIAAAATTYKPE from the coding sequence ATGTCCTATTTATTGAACGAGAAGATTGACGAACTTCAAAATTTAGCTCGTCAGCCATATGGTATCGCTGTTTTTATTGGTGCAGGTTGTTCCTCTGCGCTAAAAATTCCCCTTTGGAAAGACCTTTTAATAGGCCTAAACCGAGAATTTAAATACTATTATGATGACAATGCCGTAAAAAATGCGATTGATACCGATGGATATCCTAAAGTTGCATCCAATATAAAAAGTAAAGCAGATGTTATGAAATATCGAGAGCTTGTGAAGAAATACACAAAACCGGTTGCTTGTCATTTCACCTCATTACATATTGAGCTTGTCCGTCTTTCCAAAACGATCATTACGACAAACTACGACGATAGTTTTGAAGAAACGTTAAGTGCATTGGAGCGATTCAATCCCGATTCGGATTGTAAGCACCAGACGTTTTCAACCGGAGATTTAGATATACGCGGAATTGGCCATGACCGAAAGATATATCATATTCATGGAACATCTTCTTCTGGGGAAGTAATTCTAACAGAAGAGTCGTACTTGCAACAATATGAGCAGCCATTATCAGGCGTTCAAACTTTCGTGTCCTCGGTGTTTACGAACTACAGTACTGTCTTTGTCGGTTTCAGCTTTTCGGATAAGACTTTTGTAAACTTCTTGGAAAAAGCGATGGAATCCATACGTGCGGAAAAGCGAAACTATAATCGGGAACAACAAAAGCACTTTTGCATCTTCAGTGATAACCTGATTAAAGAATCCTATGCCGACCACGAGCTGAAAGGATCCTGTTCGGACATTGCATTGTGGAAATCAAAAGGCATACTTGTAGACTACAAAAATAAAGTCACGGGCGCCATCGAGTACCAATTTCAAGACGATGCAATTGATCGAATTTTAGATGCGGGACTTCCGCTTGCTAGCGAGAAACATCTTACAAAATTAGCTCAAAGATATAAAGAGAATCAGGAGAAAATTAAGCTACTCAACAAGTTGAATATCGAGCTTATACATTTTGAAGGAGATCAATATCTCCAGATCGAATTAATATTAAGAAAGCTAAACGAACCAATTGCAGCGGCCGCAACAACTTACAAACCAGAATAA
- a CDS encoding helix-turn-helix domain-containing protein — MENYITKDDLLEFRRLLLLDLREVLKESENVNAGLLEQEWLRSKDVRKFLNISAATIQNLRVTGKLRSQKVLGSYYYNKNDLLKLFTE, encoded by the coding sequence ATGGAAAATTACATTACAAAAGATGATTTACTCGAATTCCGAAGACTTTTGCTTCTTGACCTTCGCGAGGTGCTAAAAGAAAGCGAAAACGTTAACGCCGGTCTACTTGAACAGGAGTGGTTGCGCAGCAAAGATGTCCGAAAATTTCTTAACATTTCAGCTGCAACGATCCAAAATCTCCGTGTCACTGGTAAATTGAGAAGTCAAAAGGTTCTCGGATCCTATTATTATAATAAAAACGATCTCTTAAAATTGTTTACTGAATGA